The Pedobacter ginsengisoli region TTTCGTCAGATGAGAAAGAAAACTTGATCTTTCTGCCCATCTCCTGACAAATTGGGTTACGTAAAAAATATTTAAAGAATGCATGCGCATAAGGCGACACATCAAATGGTTCATTTGGATTTATGCCTGCATCCGGAGATGAGGTTACGTTACGAACAGTGTTTCCGCAGGCTTCGCGAATGGTAACATCGTCACGTTGAAGTTCTTCCCAAAGCTGAGGAGTTCTATCTAAACTCACATAGTGAATTTGAATATCCTGACGAGTTGTAAGGTGTAGATTCCTGCTTGCATACTCATCAGATACATCTGCAATGCGCAAAAGCTGACTAAAAGTTACTTTACCAAATGGTAGCTTAATACGCACCATTTGAACGCCAGGCTGTCTTTGGCCATAAACACCACGCGCCAAACGCAAGCTTCTAAATTTCTCATCATGGATTTTACCCTCACGGAATTCCCTGATCTTCTTTTCAAGATCGATTATATCTTTTTCGACAATAGGATTTTCTAACTCTGTTCTAAAGCTCTGCATCTTTTGTTAGGTCTAATTTAAAAAAAGCTCCTTGGTCGGGGAGACTGAAGAAGCTTTTAAAAGTTTTGTTCCAAACAGCCCGTAGTACTACCCTTTCATGCATTGCATGATCACGTAATTAAAACTACAATTCACTGTTTTCATAAAGCAAATATATAAAGTATATAGGTTTGGTAGTACATGGAATTGTAAAATAAATATTAATATACTAATTATCAATCAGTTATTTTGCTATTTAAAACCATTCAAGATTAGCTAACTTAGTGCTACTCAGCTCCGCTCTATGTTAACAAGCGAACAAATGTTAACATAATGATAATATGAATTTTACACTATCTTTATGTTGTTTTGTAATTCTTAAAAAGATACGTCATGAAAGATAAAAAAAAGGGATCCTCCATCAAATCTGCAATCAAAGAACTCCGCAAATCTCTAAATACTCAAATTGCTTCGGGAATTGAAGCAGTAGTTACAGGATTAGACTACAATCCGAAAGATGCCAAAAAAGAAATCAATAAAGCAGCAGTTAAACTGGCTAAAAAACTATCTAAAAAACTTAAAGTAAGCAGCTCTGATTTAATTGAAGCAAGTTCAGTTGCTAAAAAAGCTGAAGCTCCAGTTAAAGAAACTACAGCTACCGCTAAAGCTAAAAAACCGGCAATAAAAGAACCTGTTAAAAAATAACGCTGACTTTTTCATCATACTGAAGCCACCATATCGGCCTGAGGCCTAAGTATTAGAAATACAAAGAAGAGACGACAGCATCGTGTTCATCTCCTCATTTCGAACGCATTGAGAAACCTCTTGTTTAGACACTGTCCAAGAGATCTCTCGATGCCCTCGAGATGACGGCAGTTATTAAACAATCTGCCACTTTATTTAAGCAAAGTAACTGTTTCTACTCTGTCACCTACCGGATGATTGGCAGTGAACTTAAAGCCTAGAAAATGAGCTAATGTTTGCGCAAACTGCTCCTGATAAATCTGCCCCTCAGCATTCATTTCTCCTTTTGCCGGCGTATCAGGACCTATAACAGCCAACCATGTTTCGTTTGAGTGAGCTGTTCCAGATCCGTGGCTTACCCAGCCTTTATCAATACCACGACCATGATCCGGACAAATCATAATTGTAGTATTATCCTTATAGAATGGATCAGCCTGAAGACTTGCCCAAAGACTTGCAATCATTTTATCCAGATAATGACCGGCATCCAGGAAAGAGTCATATTCTCCTGAATGTCCAAAATCATCAGGATCAACAAAATCTATATAGACTAATTTAGGATGATTCGCTGCAATATAGGTTTTAGCAATAGCATAAGTTGTTAAATCAAAGCGCACCGATTTACCGAAATAATCCGGCAAACAGTCCTGAATTTCATTCGCAAGTTTTTGAGCTTCTGTTAAATTTGCCCCTTTCACTACTTCGTAAGGATTATTTAAAGGCATTTTGTTTCTATTACGGTTTACTATGCTTGCCACTGCATCCCAACCGGCAAAAGTCACCACCTTATTTTGATAACCTTTTTGTTTATTGATAAATTCAAGTACGTTTTCATTAGGATTATCCGGGTAACTATTCGAATTAATTGCCGGATCATAGTAACCACACAGGGTTTCGCTCCTGCCGGGATAAGAAAACCAATATTTATTTTTTACGTTCACGTAGTTTTTTAGGTCGCGGTTTCCATATAACTGTCCTTGTTTAGCAATAGTATTCCAGAAAAAAGGCATCAGCTTTTGCCTGCGCTCATTTGCAGTAGCCGCCCAATACTTTTTAACCAGCTCTGTTGAATCCTGCTTACGGTATTTTTTTGAGAACAATAGAGAAGAGTCAGCTCCCTTAAAAATTTCCTGCCATCTGTACCCATCAATAGAAATAAGGATCACATTTTTTGTCTTACCCTTTTGGGCAAACGAAGAGGCAATTGCAGTCATAAAAACCAACACAAACACAAGTAATTTTGTTTTCATAATTTTTAGTATATATAAACTTTAAGATTTAATAACAATAATTTAACAGTTAAGTGTTTTTAATTAAAAATACTTAAAACACACTATATTAGCCATATAACAATAACACAGCAAACATAAGTTTATTTCAATATGTTTACAAATATTAAAAATAAACTTTGTTAATTCGTTTTTTTTATTTTACAATTACATTCCAAATAACCCTTCCTGAACTTCAACCTGAAATTATGAAAAGACGCAATTTTTTAATCAGCACATTGATTGGCACCGGCAGCCTTTCAGGAATACAAAACCTATACGCAAAAAGTGAAATCCCTGCAGATTTATCCGAAAAAAAAACCGTTAGTGCGTATAGGGATTTGCACAGACCTTCATCAAGACCTGATAAAGGATGGCGAAAAAAGACTACAATCGTTCATCACCGAAATGAACCAGGCAAAACCTGACTTCATTATTCAAATGGGAGATTTTTGCATCCCTAAGGAAAAGAACAAAAACCTAATGGAGATATGGAACCAATTTACCGGACCAAAATACCACGTAATAGGAAACCATGATACCGATGGCGGTTTTACACATGATCAGGTAGTTGATTTTTGGAGCGCCAAAGGCAAATATTATTCTTTTGATACCAATGGCTATCATTTTGTTGTGCTAAATGGCAATGAAAGACCAGAGGGAGACACCTCTAAAGGATACCCGAGATCGATAAACGCAGCCCAGATAAAATGGATGAAACAAGATCTGGAAGCAACCAGCTTACCTACAATTGTGTTTTGCCACCAGGGTATAGACAATGATCAGGATGGCTTAAAAGAAGGCGCACTAATTCGGCTCATATTTGAAAGAGTCAACCAAAAAGCAGGCTTCCACAAAGTTCAGTTTGTTTTTAGCGGCCACCACCACGAAGATTACCACAATATTTATAACGGCACTAATTATGTGCAGATCAATAGTATCTCCTATCAGTTTACCCACCCGGTTAAAGGATATGATTTTGCACACACCAAAGAGCCCCTATGGGCGCTTTTAACAATTCACACCAATGGCACCGCCGAAATAAAAGGCCGTAAATCTGAATACATGGGACAGGAAGCCAGTCAAAACGATCCCGAGTACAACGGATACCCTAATGTACCATATATCTCAGATAGGGTAATTAAAGTTTAATGGTAATGTCATATTGAGTAACTTACCAAACACTTTGGCATCCAAGCTGTAATTTTAATTCGTTTATAAAATTACATGAAGAGAAGAATCAGTGTTTTGCCACTCGCTATTATAGCAATCCTGCTTTTTGTTTTGAACTGGTATGTGCTTTCGGGCATCAGAACAATAAGCTCAACTCCGTTCACTACCCCACTTTTCTGGGGTTTTATTACACTTACAACAGTCGCCCTTATTTATTCCATTATAAGAATGCGCGACAATGGAATGGATTTACTCTTTAAAGTAACCACCCACGTTTTCCTGATCCTGTTTGTTACCGAAGTCATATTTTCTGCATTTCTTCTTTTAGGTGATGTATACAGGCTAATAACACAAGTGCCAAGAAACATACATTGGGTAGAATTTGCTCTTTTGGTTGTCCTGCTGGTGATTTTGATATTTATTTACGGCATAGTTAAAGGGAAATATGCCTACAGAGTAATTAAACATACTTTATTTTTTGATGATCTACCCTCAAATTTTGATGGCTTCACCATCACACAAATCTCTGATGTACATGCAGGAAGCTTTAAAAATCCGACAGCAGTACAAAAAGGCATTAACCTGACTAAAGCACAAAATTCTGATCTGTTTGTGTTTACGGGCGACCTGGTAAACAACAAAGCCGAAGAAATTAAACCCTGGATAGATCATTTCAAACAAGTAAAAGCACCATACGGACAGTTCTCCGTTCTGGGAAATCATGATTATGGCGACTACATCCCCTGGAAAAACGAAGCAGAAAAAAGCGCAAACCTGGAGCAGCTAAAAGAATACCATAAAGAGTTAGGCTACAAACTACTACTTGACGAAGAGGTAACCTTACATAAAGGCGAGCAAAAAATAATACTTGCAGGAGTAGAAAACTGGGGAATAGGCTTTGGCGAAAGAGGAGACTTAAACAAAGCTTTGGCAGGTAGCGAAACCAATGATTTTAAAATATTACTTTCACATGATCCATCACACTGGGAAGCAGAGGTAGTAAAACACCCTTCAAAAGTACACCTCACCCTAAGCGGACACACTCACGGTATGCAATTTGGCATTGAAGCATTTGGCATCAAATGGAGCCCTGTAAAGTACCGCTACGCACATTGGGCAGGGATAACAAGTAAAAATGGACGGTTCTTAAACATCAACAGAGGCTTTGGTTTCCTTGGCTTTTCGGGCAGAATTGGAATATGGCCAGAGATAACTGTAATAGAATTGAAAAGATCGCCCAAAATAAATTAACAATACCTACTTTTGTACCTCGTTATAATAAAGCATACTTGCAACCCCTAAATGGAAGAAACACAAGATCTGAAAAGGATATTTCAAGACAGAAAAAGAACTAACATATTAAGAAATGCGGAACAAAACACCATTTCTTTTCTGGTAAAACGGGTTCCTTCATCCATAACCTCAGACATGCTAACGTTTACTGGTACAATAGGCTCTCTGATCGTGCTTATAGGCTTTATTTTAGCTACTTACGATAACCGCACATTTTTATTACTAGGTATTTTAGGTCTTGCTATAAACTGGCTTGGCGACTCGCTTGATGGTAGAATAGCCTATTACCGGAATATTCCAAGAAAGTGGTATGGCTTCTCTTTAGATATCATAATGGACTGGGTAAGCACTGTGCTTATCGGACTAGGCTATATGGTATATGCGAGAAATGAATACGAACTTATTGCCTTCGTTTTTGTGGTTTTA contains the following coding sequences:
- a CDS encoding alkaline phosphatase family protein; protein product: MKTKLLVFVLVFMTAIASSFAQKGKTKNVILISIDGYRWQEIFKGADSSLLFSKKYRKQDSTELVKKYWAATANERRQKLMPFFWNTIAKQGQLYGNRDLKNYVNVKNKYWFSYPGRSETLCGYYDPAINSNSYPDNPNENVLEFINKQKGYQNKVVTFAGWDAVASIVNRNRNKMPLNNPYEVVKGANLTEAQKLANEIQDCLPDYFGKSVRFDLTTYAIAKTYIAANHPKLVYIDFVDPDDFGHSGEYDSFLDAGHYLDKMIASLWASLQADPFYKDNTTIMICPDHGRGIDKGWVSHGSGTAHSNETWLAVIGPDTPAKGEMNAEGQIYQEQFAQTLAHFLGFKFTANHPVGDRVETVTLLK
- a CDS encoding metallophosphoesterase family protein; translated protein: MRIGICTDLHQDLIKDGEKRLQSFITEMNQAKPDFIIQMGDFCIPKEKNKNLMEIWNQFTGPKYHVIGNHDTDGGFTHDQVVDFWSAKGKYYSFDTNGYHFVVLNGNERPEGDTSKGYPRSINAAQIKWMKQDLEATSLPTIVFCHQGIDNDQDGLKEGALIRLIFERVNQKAGFHKVQFVFSGHHHEDYHNIYNGTNYVQINSISYQFTHPVKGYDFAHTKEPLWALLTIHTNGTAEIKGRKSEYMGQEASQNDPEYNGYPNVPYISDRVIKV
- a CDS encoding metallophosphoesterase, giving the protein MKRRISVLPLAIIAILLFVLNWYVLSGIRTISSTPFTTPLFWGFITLTTVALIYSIIRMRDNGMDLLFKVTTHVFLILFVTEVIFSAFLLLGDVYRLITQVPRNIHWVEFALLVVLLVILIFIYGIVKGKYAYRVIKHTLFFDDLPSNFDGFTITQISDVHAGSFKNPTAVQKGINLTKAQNSDLFVFTGDLVNNKAEEIKPWIDHFKQVKAPYGQFSVLGNHDYGDYIPWKNEAEKSANLEQLKEYHKELGYKLLLDEEVTLHKGEQKIILAGVENWGIGFGERGDLNKALAGSETNDFKILLSHDPSHWEAEVVKHPSKVHLTLSGHTHGMQFGIEAFGIKWSPVKYRYAHWAGITSKNGRFLNINRGFGFLGFSGRIGIWPEITVIELKRSPKIN
- a CDS encoding CDP-alcohol phosphatidyltransferase, with translation MEETQDLKRIFQDRKRTNILRNAEQNTISFLVKRVPSSITSDMLTFTGTIGSLIVLIGFILATYDNRTFLLLGILGLAINWLGDSLDGRIAYYRNIPRKWYGFSLDIIMDWVSTVLIGLGYMVYARNEYELIAFVFVVLYGWAMIISQLRYKITDIYSIDSGIVGPTEIRIILALILVAEVIFGHLIEYFAAAICVTLFIINFLDTRKLLKLGDIRDKAERETRLAKKDTI